One window of Vicinamibacterales bacterium genomic DNA carries:
- a CDS encoding ABC transporter permease/substrate-binding protein has protein sequence MSELLEFIASHRAELMTRVGEHVVLVAASTAIAAAIGIPLGVLAARRPSLSRPVVGLANLAQTIPSLALFGFLIPLPFIGGIGTRTALVALTVYAVLPILRSTITGLQGVPAAVVECAVAMGLTPRQVLRQVEWPLALPSIVSGLRVAVVIGVGTATIASAIGAGGLGDYIFRGLAMVDPTVILAGALPAALLALAADAALAAAGQLADPRRRSTRHVVVLVAVAALGVAGVVAGSNRAGRADVVIGSKNFTEQVVLGELMAQAIERAGLTVERRLNLGGTAIAHEALLSGGIDVYVEYTGTSLTAIFNEPPSADSEQVYARVRDRYASLGLTLLPRLGFNNTFAILVRGEDAKRLGLKTVSDLSQTLRLKPEPTWKAGFGYEFLERPDGFKGLSAAYGLAFAAAPRVMDLNLIYRAVAAGEIDVTAGDATSGLIEALGLAVLEDDRRYFPVYDAAPVSRAAVLLQYPAAAEALRRLGGRVSASDMRRMNFAVDGEKQDPAVVVRAFLAGIGVGKAGE, from the coding sequence ATGAGCGAGCTCCTGGAGTTCATCGCGTCGCACCGCGCGGAGTTGATGACGCGGGTGGGCGAGCACGTCGTGCTGGTGGCGGCGTCCACTGCCATTGCCGCCGCGATCGGCATCCCGCTCGGCGTGCTGGCCGCCCGGCGGCCGTCCCTGTCCCGTCCCGTTGTCGGCCTCGCCAACCTGGCGCAGACCATTCCGAGCCTCGCGCTGTTCGGATTCCTGATCCCGCTGCCGTTCATTGGCGGCATCGGCACGCGGACGGCCCTTGTGGCGCTGACGGTGTATGCGGTGCTGCCCATTCTGCGGAGCACGATCACGGGACTCCAGGGCGTGCCGGCCGCAGTCGTGGAATGCGCGGTGGCGATGGGCCTGACGCCGCGGCAGGTGCTGCGCCAGGTGGAGTGGCCGCTGGCGCTGCCATCGATCGTGTCGGGGCTGCGCGTGGCGGTGGTGATCGGCGTCGGCACCGCGACCATCGCCTCGGCGATTGGCGCGGGTGGGTTGGGCGACTACATCTTTCGCGGCCTGGCCATGGTGGATCCCACCGTGATCCTCGCCGGCGCGCTCCCGGCCGCGCTGCTGGCTCTGGCCGCCGACGCCGCGCTGGCCGCCGCCGGGCAGCTGGCCGACCCTCGCCGGCGCTCGACGCGCCATGTCGTGGTGCTCGTGGCCGTGGCCGCGCTGGGCGTCGCGGGCGTCGTGGCGGGCAGCAACCGCGCGGGACGCGCCGACGTCGTGATTGGCTCGAAGAACTTCACGGAGCAGGTGGTGCTGGGCGAGTTGATGGCGCAAGCCATCGAGCGCGCGGGGCTGACCGTCGAGCGGCGGCTGAACCTGGGCGGCACGGCCATTGCCCACGAGGCGTTGCTCAGCGGCGGCATTGATGTCTATGTCGAGTACACGGGCACCTCGCTCACGGCGATCTTCAACGAGCCGCCCTCGGCCGATTCGGAGCAGGTGTATGCCCGGGTCCGCGATCGGTATGCGTCGCTCGGCCTGACCTTGCTGCCGCGGCTGGGTTTTAACAACACGTTCGCGATCCTGGTGCGCGGTGAGGATGCGAAGCGGTTGGGGTTGAAGACGGTCAGCGACTTGTCGCAGACGCTCCGGCTAAAGCCGGAGCCTACATGGAAGGCGGGGTTTGGCTACGAGTTCCTGGAACGGCCGGACGGGTTCAAGGGGCTGAGCGCGGCCTACGGCCTGGCGTTCGCGGCGGCGCCGCGCGTGATGGACCTCAACCTGATTTATCGTGCCGTGGCCGCCGGCGAGATTGACGTGACCGCCGGCGATGCGACCAGCGGCCTCATCGAAGCGTTGGGACTGGCCGTGCTCGAGGACGACCGGCGCTACTTTCCGGTCTACGATGCGGCGCCGGTGTCCCGCGCCGCCGTGCTGCTGCAATATCCGGCGGCTGCCGAGGCGCTGCGCCGGCTGGGCGGACGGGTGTCGGCGTCCGACATGCGGCGCATGAATTTCGCGGTGGACGGCGAGAAGCAGGACCCGGCCGTGGTCGTGCGCGCGTTCCTGGCTGGAATCGGAGTAGGCAAGGCAGGGGAGTAG
- a CDS encoding cytochrome c, with product MGAVVALLLLVSAPSASAQPVPAAGAAVTFAKDVAPILQKNCQECHRSGDVGPMSLRTYEEVRPWARSIKAKVVAREMPPYRYDKIGIQHLKYDLRLSEKDIQTIVRWVDGGAPLGNVADLPAPRQFPDGTRWAYQDAFGPPDLIVPTKPYTLPAQGQDRWWRPIVPIGSTEDRCIKAMAVKPSLKGRPGAHHANSDLMVPDEKSGSYITLERVSEYASGKTGEIVPPDGCRTLPANAMIRWDVHYWPFGEEVKDDVVELAFWFYPKDHKAKYKQDLKLYTLLMKGGELEIAPHSTAMTQGFHTFKTPVRIDSFQPHGHARLVGMTAEVFYPDTGKLEMVSSISNWTNAWHTSHVYEDDAAPLLPVGAVLVLTGYYDNTAKNKGNPDPDQWVGGGSRTSDEMSHAWITVTHLDDDGYRQILADREVKAKAKTTTSSQQDQRQ from the coding sequence ATGGGTGCGGTCGTCGCTCTTCTCTTGCTGGTCTCGGCCCCGTCGGCCTCGGCCCAGCCGGTTCCTGCGGCTGGAGCGGCGGTGACCTTCGCCAAGGACGTCGCGCCCATACTGCAGAAGAACTGTCAGGAATGCCATCGATCCGGCGACGTGGGTCCGATGTCCCTCCGAACCTACGAGGAAGTGCGGCCTTGGGCCCGGTCGATCAAGGCGAAGGTTGTGGCGCGGGAAATGCCGCCCTACCGTTACGACAAGATCGGTATCCAGCATCTGAAGTACGACCTGCGCCTGAGCGAGAAGGACATCCAGACGATCGTGCGCTGGGTGGACGGCGGGGCGCCGCTGGGCAATGTCGCCGATCTTCCGGCGCCCAGGCAGTTTCCGGACGGCACCAGGTGGGCGTATCAGGATGCCTTCGGGCCGCCCGACCTCATCGTGCCGACCAAGCCGTATACCTTGCCGGCCCAGGGGCAGGACCGCTGGTGGCGGCCGATCGTGCCCATCGGTTCGACCGAAGACCGTTGTATCAAGGCCATGGCCGTCAAGCCGTCTCTCAAAGGCCGGCCCGGCGCGCACCACGCCAACAGCGACCTGATGGTCCCGGACGAGAAGAGCGGCTCCTACATCACTCTGGAACGCGTGTCCGAGTACGCCTCGGGCAAGACGGGAGAGATCGTTCCTCCGGACGGCTGCCGGACGCTGCCGGCCAACGCGATGATTCGGTGGGACGTCCACTACTGGCCGTTTGGCGAAGAGGTCAAGGATGACGTCGTCGAACTGGCCTTCTGGTTCTACCCCAAGGACCATAAGGCGAAGTACAAGCAGGACCTGAAGTTGTATACCTTGCTGATGAAAGGCGGCGAGCTCGAGATCGCGCCGCACAGCACGGCCATGACCCAGGGGTTCCATACTTTCAAGACCCCGGTGCGGATCGATAGCTTCCAACCGCACGGCCACGCGCGCCTTGTCGGGATGACCGCCGAAGTCTTTTACCCGGACACCGGCAAGCTGGAGATGGTGAGCTCGATCTCCAACTGGACCAACGCCTGGCATACCAGCCACGTGTACGAAGATGACGCCGCGCCGCTGCTGCCCGTTGGAGCGGTCCTGGTGCTTACCGGGTACTACGACAACACGGCGAAGAACAAGGGCAACCCCGATCCCGATCAGTGGGTGGGTGGTGGCAGCCGCACTTCGGACGAGATGTCCCATGCCTGGATCACGGTCACGCACCTGGACGACGACGGCTACAGGCAGATCCTTGCCGACCGCGAGGTCAAGGCCAAGGCGAAGACGACGACCAGCAGCCAGCAGGATCAGAGGCAGTAG
- a CDS encoding carboxypeptidase-like regulatory domain-containing protein — translation MAAVLVVAGASSPVGAYLKLGAPVDGRIVDVTWRAPVRYFVSEEHAASVTAGDLRGAVARATATWQNVASATVRFEFLGMTTAEPGMVDGRTTLGFRDRPDLDRVLGATSFLIDTTDGAIVEADVFFNSRFAWSVAAQGEPGRVDLESVALHELGHLLGLSHSALGETELTGSGGRRVIASGSIMFPIAMSAGTIADRVLEADDIAGISDLYPAANQVASTGGITGRVTKNGQGLLGAHVVALNPETGALVANFSLNASGEFAIIRLEPGPYILRVEPLDDAEVDSFFSTAIDVDFRVTYATRMVVAPRGGSSSPIEIRVLPK, via the coding sequence GTGGCCGCCGTTCTCGTGGTGGCGGGGGCATCGTCGCCGGTCGGCGCCTACCTGAAGCTCGGCGCACCGGTGGACGGGCGCATTGTTGACGTCACCTGGCGCGCACCGGTCCGCTATTTCGTGTCGGAGGAGCATGCCGCCTCGGTGACCGCGGGGGACTTGCGCGGCGCGGTGGCGCGCGCCACCGCCACGTGGCAGAACGTCGCGTCCGCCACGGTGCGATTCGAGTTCCTGGGGATGACCACGGCGGAACCCGGGATGGTTGACGGGCGGACCACGCTGGGCTTTCGCGATCGCCCTGACCTCGACCGCGTGCTCGGCGCCACGAGTTTTCTCATCGACACCACCGACGGCGCCATTGTCGAGGCCGACGTGTTCTTCAACTCGCGCTTCGCCTGGTCGGTGGCGGCGCAAGGCGAGCCGGGGCGCGTGGATCTGGAATCCGTCGCCTTGCACGAACTCGGGCACTTGCTGGGCCTGAGTCACTCCGCGCTCGGGGAAACCGAGCTGACCGGATCCGGCGGGCGGCGGGTGATCGCGTCCGGCTCGATCATGTTCCCGATCGCGATGTCGGCCGGGACGATCGCGGATCGCGTGCTGGAAGCCGACGACATCGCCGGGATTTCCGACTTGTACCCGGCCGCCAACCAGGTTGCATCCACCGGCGGCATCACCGGCCGCGTGACGAAGAACGGCCAGGGGCTGCTCGGCGCGCACGTCGTCGCGCTCAATCCGGAAACCGGCGCGCTGGTCGCGAACTTCTCGCTGAATGCGAGCGGCGAGTTCGCCATTATCCGCCTCGAGCCGGGGCCGTACATCCTCAGGGTTGAGCCACTGGATGACGCGGAGGTGGACAGCTTCTTCTCGACGGCCATCGACGTGGACTTCCGCGTGACCTATGCCACCCGCATGGTGGTGGCGCCGCGCGGCGGCTCGTCGTCGCCGATTGAGATCAGGGTTCTCCCCAAATGA
- a CDS encoding ATP-binding cassette domain-containing protein, translating to MAAPAVQFADVSASRGGRTVLRSVSLSVPAGQTVALVGRSGSGKTTLLRLVNRLLDPDSGDVVVDGKSTREWDPIALRRRTGYVIQDAGLFPHLTVADNIATVPRLLAWPAERVTARVDELLTLVGLAPGMFRGRWPDELSGGQRQRAGLARALAADPPLLLMDEPFGALDPITKGELHAEFLRVQKTLHRSVILVTHDMAEACALADQIAVLHEGELIACDTPERVRASDDFRVTSLFGELRLTTFAKASAVKKPETTSSPT from the coding sequence ATGGCCGCCCCTGCCGTCCAGTTCGCGGATGTATCTGCGAGTCGCGGGGGACGGACCGTGCTGCGGAGCGTGTCGCTGTCGGTGCCCGCCGGACAGACGGTGGCGCTGGTCGGCCGGAGCGGGTCCGGCAAGACCACGCTGTTGCGGCTCGTTAACCGGCTGCTCGACCCCGATAGCGGCGACGTCGTGGTGGACGGGAAGAGCACGCGCGAATGGGATCCGATCGCGTTGCGCCGGCGCACCGGCTACGTGATCCAGGACGCCGGCCTGTTTCCGCACCTGACCGTGGCCGACAACATCGCGACCGTGCCGCGCCTGCTGGCGTGGCCGGCGGAGCGCGTGACCGCGCGCGTGGACGAGTTGCTGACGCTGGTGGGCCTGGCACCCGGCATGTTTCGCGGGCGATGGCCGGATGAACTGTCGGGCGGCCAGCGGCAACGCGCCGGCCTGGCGCGGGCCCTGGCCGCGGACCCGCCGCTGTTGCTGATGGACGAGCCGTTTGGCGCCCTCGATCCGATCACAAAAGGCGAACTGCACGCCGAGTTCCTGCGCGTGCAAAAGACCTTGCACCGGTCGGTGATCCTCGTCACGCATGACATGGCCGAGGCCTGTGCGTTGGCGGATCAGATTGCCGTGCTGCACGAGGGCGAGCTGATCGCGTGCGACACGCCGGAGCGGGTGAGGGCGTCGGATGATTTCCGGGTGACGTCGTTGTTCGGTGAGCTCCGGCTAACCACCTTCGCCAAGGCTTCGGCGGTCAAGAAGCCGGAGACTACATCTAGTCCCACATGA
- the lpxB gene encoding lipid-A-disaccharide synthase, which translates to MTRLMLSCGEPSGDLYAGALVAALRRREPDIEVFGLGGERFKAAGGELIADFHGLSVTGLTEALAVLPRSWRTLRTLAEAARQRQPQALVVIDYPDFNFRLMRTIKRLGVPVIYYVSPQLWAWRAGRIKTMKRVVDRVLPIFPFEEAIYRNEGIDVRFVGHPLIDLVTPGQSREQLLQRLNLDPARPVMALLPGSRTNELERLAPVMAAAAPMIAAKVPGLQFIVARAPNLSDRLFDSFGIPGVTLRIVEGRTDDVLQAADVVVTASGTATVQTALHGKPMVVLYKLSPMTYRLGRRMALVDMYAMVNLIAGERVVRELIQEDCTAEAVAGEAIRILTDGEYRGRMIDHLAEVRRRLGGPGASERAAEAVLDVVHSSNAS; encoded by the coding sequence GTGACCCGCCTCATGCTTTCGTGCGGCGAGCCCTCCGGCGATCTCTACGCCGGCGCGCTGGTCGCCGCCCTTCGCCGCCGCGAACCCGACATCGAGGTGTTCGGCCTCGGCGGTGAACGCTTCAAGGCCGCCGGTGGCGAGCTGATCGCCGACTTCCATGGCCTCTCGGTCACCGGGTTGACCGAGGCGCTGGCCGTGCTGCCGCGCTCGTGGCGGACGCTGCGCACGCTGGCTGAGGCGGCGCGGCAGCGGCAGCCACAGGCGCTGGTGGTGATTGACTATCCCGACTTCAACTTCCGCCTGATGCGGACCATCAAGCGGCTCGGCGTGCCCGTGATCTACTACGTCAGCCCGCAGCTCTGGGCTTGGCGGGCCGGCCGCATCAAGACGATGAAGCGGGTCGTCGATCGCGTGCTGCCGATCTTCCCGTTCGAAGAGGCGATCTATCGCAACGAGGGCATCGACGTCCGGTTCGTCGGCCATCCGCTGATCGACCTGGTCACGCCCGGCCAATCGCGCGAGCAGCTGTTGCAGCGGCTCAACCTCGATCCCGCCAGGCCGGTGATGGCGTTGCTGCCGGGCAGCCGCACCAACGAGCTCGAGCGGCTGGCGCCGGTGATGGCCGCCGCGGCGCCGATGATTGCCGCCAAGGTCCCTGGGCTCCAGTTCATCGTGGCGCGGGCGCCCAACCTGTCGGATCGCCTGTTCGACAGCTTCGGCATCCCCGGCGTGACGCTGCGGATCGTGGAGGGCCGGACCGACGACGTGTTGCAGGCCGCGGACGTGGTGGTGACGGCGTCGGGCACCGCGACCGTGCAAACCGCGCTGCACGGCAAGCCGATGGTGGTGCTCTACAAGCTGTCGCCCATGACCTATCGGCTCGGCCGGCGGATGGCGCTGGTTGACATGTATGCAATGGTCAACCTGATCGCCGGCGAGCGCGTCGTCCGGGAGTTGATCCAGGAAGATTGCACGGCGGAGGCCGTCGCCGGCGAGGCGATTCGCATCCTCACCGACGGCGAGTATCGCGGCCGGATGATCGATCACCTGGCCGAAGTCCGACGCCGCCTTGGTGGACCGGGTGCGAGCGAGCGCGCCGCGGAGGCCGTGCTCGATGTCGTACACTCCTCGAATGCGTCGTAG
- a CDS encoding carboxypeptidase regulatory-like domain-containing protein has protein sequence MLSRTTVVVGLLSVLWANGAAAQSALAGVVKDGSGGAMPGVTVEARSPALIEGVRVATSDDQGQYRIVDLRPGLYQVKFTMPGFAVVTREGIELRANFTAPINAELRVGTLEETVTVSGATPVVDMQSATNQQVMTKELLESVPTGRSIWAVGSTLNGVTLSAPDVGGTAGMQQTYMATHGSDRRDNAIQVDGMSVNGIEGDGAIQNYFNQGMFEELSYQTSALTADVPSAGVRLNMIPKDGSNVFKGSLFYSQTPSSFQSDNLTPDLIARGLKAPNRVEKIVDVNAGVGGPVKKDKLWFFSSARIWGVDQTVTDSFHNSDPTNRTFRPDFTQPTVDDNLIKSGMIRLTYQMSARHKFAAYADGIIKFRGHECAANTFPTAEACGIRSPKRYYTAQAKYTGTLTSSLLVEAGWSENDETYSTNETQPETALTAIGRLDRITTDRWGSVIGPYYFREPDRHTFTGSASYVTGAHALKLGFQLGKGSNHHQRTMNGGIDLYQEYNNKVPASVMIHNTPQDTREVIKYDLGIYIQDSLRWNRLTVNPGLRVELFNTYVPEQSSPAGRFVPARSFGKVENLPSWKDLAPRLGVVYDVFGDSKTAIKVHVGKYMRAFSTVGFAQVYNPNVLQTDRRTWSDLNGDDIAQPNEIGPVNTPFNISGVSNRRPDPDIKRPYQWEYTVGLQRELMGGVLLSANWIRRDYKRLFWSDNVLTTFADYAIINIPNPMNTAEMLPIYNLNVAKRGQVEIIDKNSTENRRWYNGYDVGFTARARGASLYGGVTAGRQTTVNCQVDDPNSLRFCDQRDLNLPYLYQLKLAGTYPLPYGIHLSGSWQGLPGVPVGTARQDAEYVTAQNRVPDASLNVDYNVTRTQIPTLTVTSITVPLITPGTKFLERRNQIDVRLAKSVTVGRTKLQAQFDIFNMLNSSTILSQTETFGSALGRPTAILQGRLFALGVQLNF, from the coding sequence ATGTTAAGTCGGACTACCGTCGTCGTCGGTTTATTGTCGGTACTGTGGGCCAACGGCGCGGCTGCGCAGAGTGCCCTGGCCGGAGTCGTGAAAGACGGTTCAGGGGGCGCGATGCCCGGTGTCACCGTGGAGGCAAGGAGCCCCGCCTTGATCGAGGGCGTGCGGGTGGCCACGTCTGACGACCAGGGGCAGTATCGCATCGTCGACCTGAGACCCGGCCTGTACCAAGTGAAATTTACCATGCCTGGGTTCGCGGTCGTGACCCGCGAGGGGATCGAGTTGCGCGCGAACTTCACGGCGCCGATCAACGCGGAACTGCGTGTCGGCACGCTCGAGGAAACCGTGACGGTGTCCGGGGCCACCCCGGTCGTGGACATGCAGTCGGCGACCAACCAGCAGGTGATGACCAAGGAACTGCTGGAATCGGTGCCGACGGGACGCAGCATCTGGGCGGTCGGCTCGACGCTCAACGGCGTGACGCTGAGCGCGCCCGACGTCGGCGGCACCGCCGGCATGCAGCAGACCTACATGGCCACCCATGGCTCCGACCGGCGCGACAACGCCATCCAGGTCGACGGCATGAGCGTGAACGGCATCGAGGGTGATGGCGCCATCCAGAACTACTTCAATCAGGGCATGTTCGAGGAGTTGAGTTACCAGACCAGCGCGCTGACGGCCGATGTACCGTCGGCGGGCGTCCGCCTCAACATGATTCCCAAGGACGGCAGCAACGTCTTCAAGGGCAGCCTGTTCTACTCGCAGACGCCGAGCTCGTTTCAGAGCGACAACCTGACGCCGGATCTCATCGCGCGCGGCCTCAAGGCCCCCAATCGGGTCGAGAAGATCGTCGACGTCAATGCCGGCGTGGGCGGCCCGGTGAAGAAGGACAAGCTGTGGTTCTTCAGTTCGGCCCGCATTTGGGGCGTCGATCAGACCGTCACGGACTCGTTTCACAACAGCGATCCCACGAACAGGACGTTCCGGCCGGATTTCACCCAGCCAACGGTCGACGACAACCTGATCAAGAGCGGCATGATACGCCTGACCTACCAGATGTCGGCGCGGCACAAGTTCGCTGCCTATGCGGACGGCATCATCAAATTCCGCGGCCACGAGTGCGCCGCCAACACGTTCCCGACGGCGGAGGCGTGCGGCATCCGCAGCCCCAAGCGGTATTACACGGCGCAGGCCAAGTACACCGGCACGCTGACGAGCAGCCTGCTGGTCGAGGCGGGCTGGTCGGAGAACGACGAGACCTACTCCACCAATGAGACGCAGCCCGAGACCGCGCTCACCGCCATCGGCAGGCTGGACCGGATTACGACCGATCGTTGGGGTTCGGTGATTGGCCCGTACTACTTCCGCGAGCCCGATCGCCACACCTTCACGGGTTCGGCGTCCTACGTCACCGGCGCCCACGCGCTGAAGCTCGGATTCCAGTTGGGCAAGGGTTCCAACCATCATCAGCGGACGATGAACGGCGGCATCGACCTCTATCAGGAATACAACAACAAGGTGCCGGCGTCGGTGATGATCCACAACACGCCGCAGGACACCCGGGAAGTGATTAAGTACGATCTCGGGATCTACATTCAGGACTCCCTACGGTGGAACCGCCTGACGGTGAACCCGGGCCTGCGCGTCGAACTGTTCAACACCTACGTGCCGGAGCAATCGTCGCCCGCCGGCCGGTTCGTCCCCGCGCGGTCCTTTGGCAAGGTCGAAAACCTCCCGAGCTGGAAGGATCTGGCGCCGAGGCTGGGTGTGGTCTACGACGTGTTTGGTGACTCGAAGACGGCGATCAAGGTCCACGTCGGCAAGTACATGCGCGCGTTTTCGACCGTGGGATTCGCGCAGGTCTACAACCCGAATGTCCTGCAGACCGATCGCCGCACGTGGTCGGACCTGAATGGCGACGACATCGCGCAACCGAACGAGATTGGTCCGGTCAACACGCCGTTCAACATCAGCGGGGTCAGCAACCGGCGGCCCGATCCCGACATCAAGCGTCCCTACCAGTGGGAGTACACGGTCGGTCTGCAGCGCGAGCTGATGGGGGGCGTGCTGCTCTCGGCGAACTGGATCCGGCGCGACTACAAGCGGCTGTTCTGGAGCGACAACGTGCTCACGACGTTTGCCGACTACGCCATCATCAATATTCCGAACCCCATGAACACGGCTGAAATGCTGCCGATCTACAACCTCAACGTGGCCAAGCGTGGCCAGGTCGAGATCATCGACAAGAACTCCACCGAAAATCGCCGTTGGTACAATGGCTACGACGTTGGCTTTACGGCGCGGGCGAGGGGAGCCAGTTTGTACGGCGGCGTCACGGCCGGCCGGCAGACGACGGTCAACTGCCAGGTCGATGATCCAAACAGCCTGCGATTCTGCGACCAGCGAGACCTCAACCTGCCGTACCTCTATCAGTTGAAACTGGCCGGCACCTATCCGTTGCCCTACGGTATCCACCTGAGTGGCAGCTGGCAGGGCTTGCCCGGCGTGCCGGTGGGCACGGCTCGGCAGGACGCGGAGTATGTTACGGCCCAGAACCGGGTGCCCGACGCGTCGCTCAACGTGGACTACAACGTGACGCGGACGCAAATTCCGACGCTGACCGTCACCAGCATCACGGTGCCGCTGATCACGCCCGGAACCAAGTTCCTCGAGCGCCGGAACCAGATCGACGTGCGCCTGGCGAAGAGCGTGACCGTCGGCCGCACGAAGCTGCAAGCGCAGTTCGACATTTTCAACATGCTGAACTCGAGCACCATTCTGAGCCAGACCGAAACGTTCGGATCCGCCCTGGGCCGTCCCACGGCGATTCTTCAGGGGCGGTTGTTCGCTCTGGGTGTCCAGCTCAACTTCTAG
- a CDS encoding fumarylacetoacetate hydrolase family protein → MTTARIAGGSVAIALACAIAGCGVGTDAQGGGAAVPFKLGTFERGGTPFVGLVLKDTQIVDIAQANTAFEAANASAPKLAAPADMKQIIARYDTDWKGRLAAIAKDVSTAKAAPAYAYAIGSLKVLPPLRPSLILNAGGNYVEHTAGIAAQQQRTGAAPEAAAKAVSAPGIWERKPDDTRDNPYLFQKSPTVVSGPTDPIVVPRGRTNIDYECEFNVVIGKRAKYVPVANAADFIFGYTIQIDVSDRGGRGDRKMGGSDWLIGKNHDTFGPLGPFIVPKEFVKDPMNTRHVFTLNETVMQDSNTNRMSHNIYELLAYASNILTLNVGDLISGGSPAGTNIERAEPRWMRAGDTATCAIDGIGTQVHKVVAESDMQGTQ, encoded by the coding sequence ATGACGACAGCGAGAATCGCAGGGGGATCCGTCGCGATCGCACTGGCATGTGCCATCGCCGGCTGCGGAGTTGGCACCGACGCCCAGGGCGGCGGTGCCGCCGTGCCGTTCAAACTCGGCACCTTCGAGCGCGGCGGGACGCCGTTTGTCGGCCTGGTGCTGAAAGATACGCAGATCGTGGACATCGCGCAGGCCAACACCGCGTTCGAAGCGGCGAACGCGTCGGCGCCAAAGCTGGCGGCGCCCGCCGACATGAAACAGATCATCGCGCGCTACGACACCGACTGGAAGGGTCGACTCGCGGCAATCGCCAAGGACGTGTCGACCGCGAAGGCGGCGCCCGCATACGCCTACGCCATTGGATCCCTCAAGGTGCTCCCGCCGCTGCGTCCGTCCCTCATCCTGAACGCCGGCGGCAACTACGTCGAGCACACCGCCGGCATCGCCGCGCAGCAACAGCGGACCGGCGCCGCGCCTGAGGCCGCGGCGAAGGCCGTGAGCGCCCCGGGGATTTGGGAGCGCAAGCCGGACGATACGCGCGATAACCCCTACCTGTTTCAGAAGTCGCCCACCGTCGTCAGCGGTCCAACCGATCCCATCGTCGTGCCGCGCGGCCGCACGAACATCGACTACGAGTGCGAGTTCAATGTGGTCATCGGCAAGAGGGCGAAGTACGTGCCGGTGGCGAATGCGGCAGACTTCATCTTCGGCTACACGATTCAGATCGACGTCTCGGACCGCGGCGGCCGTGGCGATCGCAAGATGGGCGGGTCCGATTGGCTGATCGGGAAGAACCACGATACGTTCGGTCCGCTCGGCCCGTTCATCGTGCCGAAGGAGTTCGTCAAGGATCCGATGAACACGCGGCACGTGTTCACGCTGAACGAGACAGTCATGCAGGACTCGAACACCAACCGCATGAGCCACAACATCTACGAACTGCTCGCGTACGCCTCGAACATCTTGACCCTGAACGTGGGCGACCTCATCTCGGGCGGCAGCCCGGCCGGCACGAACATTGAGCGGGCCGAGCCGCGCTGGATGCGCGCCGGCGACACGGCGACGTGCGCCATCGATGGCATCGGCACGCAGGTGCACAAGGTCGTGGCCGAATCGGACATGCAGGGCACGCAATAG